The Nostoc cf. commune SO-36 genomic sequence CAGTTGTTGCAACAAGAAGGGGTGAATTTACCACCAGAGGCAATTTTTGGTAAAGAAGTCAAGCGTCCCAAATATGAAATTTTGCGACAATTAATCCAGTCAGCAGGAGACAAAGCAGTTAGTCTCTGGTTTGTAGAAGATAGACTCAAGGCATTACAGTTAGTCCAACAGCAAGCAGACCTGGAGGATGTGAAACTTTTCCTTGCAGACTGGGGCTATAATACCCAAGCAGAGCGGGAAGTTGCCCAAAATGATCCGCGAATTCAGTTGTTATCACTTTCTCAGTTTGCCAAAGATTTCTCAGCTTGGTTTTAACTAATTCGTAATTCGTAATGATGCTCTCTACAACACGTTAACGTAATTATTGGCGAAACACTCGCGCATAATTGTCTATCTTGGTGATTTTGACGTTTTGCGCTCTAAATACCTAAGTTTCTTCTATTACGAATTACATTAGCGAGTATTCGTATCTGCTAGGGGAAACCAAGCTACGTGCAATATCTCGTAGAGAGTGTCATTATCAATTACGAATTATTTTAATTTTCTGAAAAAATAGCAAATAAGCGAGATATTTAAAAAATTTGAAGAAGAATTCAGAAGTCAGAATTCAGGAGTCAGAATTAAGACGCGACGCTCGAATACTCGCTAACGCTTCGCTATCGCGGACTCGCTAACGCTTTGCTATCAGTCGGGGATTCATACCGCGCAGGAATTGAAGACTACTAAATTTTCAATTTAGTGGGGGTGCAAAAACGCCGGTTATTCAGACGCGACGCTCGAGTACTCGCTAACGCTACGCTATCGAGTACTCGCTCTTCCGCCGGCGCTATCCGCCAGTCGCACAAAATTCATTCTGAATTCTGACTCCTGACTCCTGAATTCTGTTTGATAAATAATCAGGAATTAGAGAAACTCCTAACTCATAACTATTCACTTATCACTTAACACTTACTTTTATGCTTGATTTAACACAACTAGCGCGACAAATGCAGGGTTTAAGTCAGCATCTTACTTTAGAAGCTGCTGCCAGTCGTCAGCGTTTGGAATTAGCACAACAACACCTAAAAAATGCTTACGAGTCTCAACAAGATTTAATCGATCGCCAAGAAAAATGGCGCGATCGCATTCTCTTTGCTAATGCTACCCCAATTGAACCGCTAGAAACCTGTATCGATATCTCAGTTCCGCCAAAAATTCATACTGTCATCGCTACCGATGGTTCGCAAATTGCCCCTAATCATCACGAAATTGCTTACTGTTATCTCCTAAATATCGGCAGAGTTGTCTTACACTACGGACAAAATCGCCATCCGCTACTCGATAGTTTGCCAGAAGTATTTTATCGCCCAGAAGATTTATATATGTCTCGACAGTGGGGAATTAGAACCGAGGAATGGATGAGTTTTCGCCGCACTGCTTCAGAAACAACGGTGTTAGCAGAACTTGCGTGTAATGCAGCACAAGCGGAAACGCCAGCACTAGCGATGGTAGATGGTTCGCTAATTTACTGGTTTTTAGAACAATTGCCGATGGATGCACGCGATCGCATTTTACCCCCCATCTTAGAAGCTTGGCAGCAAATGCGTGATGCTCGAATTCCTTTAATGGGCTATCTTAGCGCCTCTCGCAGCATCGAAACAATGAACTTTTTAAGATTGTTGGCTTGTCCCCACCCAGTGCCAGACTGTAAAAGTCATTGTCCAAATCAGCTAGAAAAAGTACCTTGTAAAATATTTGAACAGTTGCGAGATACTTCTGTTTGGGCAACCCGGCTCAAACCAGGACAACGCAGTACCTTGTGGCGCAGTAATTCACCCATTCTCGAACTCTACGGCGATCAAACAATTTACTTTTGCTACGTCCACGTTGGCACTGAAATCGCCCGGATTGAAGTTCCGGCATGGGTAGCGGAAAATGCAACCATGTTAGACCAAGCACTGGGACTGATGTTAGCACAAGTACAAAAAGGATATGGCTACCCTGTAGCGATCGCTGAGGCGCATAATCAAGCAGTAGTGAAAGGTGGCGATAGGGCGCGTTTCTTTGCCCTTCTCGAACAACAAATGATTAAAGCTGGTTTGAAAAACGTGGGAACTTCCTACAAAGAAGCCAGAAAGCGCGGGAGTATTGCTTAAAATAATTCGTAATTCGTAATTCGTAATTCGTAATTTAATTCTTAACTACGAATTACGCCTTGCGGTACTAGTACTTTCGTTGTTTAAGAAAAATGACGGATAATAGTCCTGATTAATTCAGTTTACGTAACACTTCTTATCTTAAATTTAAAATATAAATGTTTACTTTACGGCTTTTTAGGGAAACCTTTATTTAGTAGAGAAATAAGTTAATAGCTAGCTAGTTTACTCAGTATAAACTAGTAGATACCTCTTGGCTCTACATCAAGTTAACTACGTTTTCTTTCGTAAGCGAAACAGTCTTCGCCAGAACTGACATTAAGTGAGTCTCTAGGTTGATATATCTTATCAAAATGGTTGTTCCATTTCAGTAAAAAACGTACTAACTTATTTAACATTTTTCAAAAAATATTTATACCTAAAAAGCTGATGAAACTAGTTAAATCTGAGTACAAAAAAGCTGAAGAAAAATACTCTCGATTTTTCTCACTCTCTATAGATTTATTGTGTATTGCTAACTTTGATGGTTATTTTAAGTATTTAAATCCAGTATGGACAAAAACACTAGGTTGGTCAATTCAGGAACTTGTTGCTAAACCCTTTATTGAATTTATTCATCCTGAAGACCGTGAATCTACTATTGCAGCAGCCCAAAATATTACTCACTCGGTGGATGCAATTAGCTTTGAAAACCGTTATCTTTGTCAGGATGGTTCTTACAAATGGCTATCGTGGAATGCGACTGGTTTTAGTGAAGAAAAGTTGATTTATGCAGTAGCTCGTGACATCACTGCTAATAAACAAAATGAAATAGCGTTACAAAAATCTATCCAAGAATTAGAAGCTTTTAAATTTGCTTTAAATGCCCATTCACTGGTAGCTATTACAGATAAAACTGGAAGAATAACCTATGTTAATGACCAATTTTGTGAAATTTCTCAATATTCTTTAGAAGAACTTCTAGGGCAAGATCATCGGATTATCAATTCTGGATATCACACAAAAGAATTTTTTGCAAACTTATGGAAAACTATTGCCCAAGGAAAAATCTGGAAAGGAGAAATTCAAAATAAAGCTAAGGATGGAACTCTTTATTGGGTAGATACTTTGATCGCCCCAATGTTGAACCAAGATAAAAACTCCTATCAATATGTATCAATTCGTACAGATATTACACAGCGTAAGCTTTCAGAGTTAGCTTTATTGGAGCGATCGCGTTTGTCAGTTTTGAGTGCAGAAGTCAGTTTAGCTTTATCTCAAAGTGGCACACTTCCAGATATTCTGCAAAATTGTACAAATACTATTTCCCAATACCTTGATATCGGCTTTGTTTGTATCTGGACATTTGAACGACAGACAAACCAGCTACAATTGCAAGCTGGCGTTTATTGCACAGATATTACTTGTAGTGCTTTGAGCGATACTCAAGATTTCCCAGACCATATTGCTTTAGTCAATAATACTATTGGCTTAATGATTCAAAACCATCAAGCTATTTTTAACAAAGAATTATCAATTAATCATTCAGAAAATATTATCAAGTCTACATTTTCGATTTCTCGATTTTCTGCTTATCCTTTAATAGTAGAGCAGCAATTAATTGGCATAATTGCTTTATTTAGTGAGCAATTATTTACTGAACCAACTCATAACCTATTAAATTGGATTGCTAATAATATTGCTGTAGCTATTGACCGAATCTGGGCGCGAGAAGAACTCCTCAGTCGTCGAGAAGCTTTATTGCTGCGTCTAGCTAGTCAAATACGCAGTTCTCTTAACCTAGATATGATCTTAGAAACTGCTGTTAATGAAATTCGCAGCTTATTACAAATTGACCGTTGCTACTTTCTTTCTTACTTACCGCATCCATCCGAACCAAGCCTGACTATTACTTATGAAGCAAGAAACCCTAACTTACCGACTATGTTAGGTAGCATTCCACTACAAAAAAGTACTTTTTTAACCAAAATACTTCTTTCTCAAGAGTTAATTTGCATCGATAATATTAATAGTAAATCACATCTCGATTATGATATGCAAGAACTTTTAACTGAGTTTGGTATCACGTCTCAACTAATGCTACCAGTTAAGAGTAATTCCGGTGAAATTGGGGCAATTGTGTGCAGTCATTGTAGTGGCGATCGCATTTGGACTAACAGTGAAATTAAACTGCTACAAGCTGTTTGCGATCAACTAGCGATCGCCATCGATCATGCACAACTTTATACTCAAAGTCGCTCTGCTACTTTAGAAGCTCAAACTCAAGCTGAAAAACTCACCGAAACCTTGCATAAATTGCAGCAAACTCAATCTCAACTGATCCAGAATGAAAAAATGTCTAGTTTAGGACAATTAGTAGCTGG encodes the following:
- a CDS encoding PAS domain S-box protein, which translates into the protein MKLVKSEYKKAEEKYSRFFSLSIDLLCIANFDGYFKYLNPVWTKTLGWSIQELVAKPFIEFIHPEDRESTIAAAQNITHSVDAISFENRYLCQDGSYKWLSWNATGFSEEKLIYAVARDITANKQNEIALQKSIQELEAFKFALNAHSLVAITDKTGRITYVNDQFCEISQYSLEELLGQDHRIINSGYHTKEFFANLWKTIAQGKIWKGEIQNKAKDGTLYWVDTLIAPMLNQDKNSYQYVSIRTDITQRKLSELALLERSRLSVLSAEVSLALSQSGTLPDILQNCTNTISQYLDIGFVCIWTFERQTNQLQLQAGVYCTDITCSALSDTQDFPDHIALVNNTIGLMIQNHQAIFNKELSINHSENIIKSTFSISRFSAYPLIVEQQLIGIIALFSEQLFTEPTHNLLNWIANNIAVAIDRIWAREELLSRREALLLRLASQIRSSLNLDMILETAVNEIRSLLQIDRCYFLSYLPHPSEPSLTITYEARNPNLPTMLGSIPLQKSTFLTKILLSQELICIDNINSKSHLDYDMQELLTEFGITSQLMLPVKSNSGEIGAIVCSHCSGDRIWTNSEIKLLQAVCDQLAIAIDHAQLYTQSRSATLEAQTQAEKLTETLHKLQQTQSQLIQNEKMSSLGQLVAGVAHEINNPVNFIHGNLTYANEYFQEMLTLLHLYQQHYPQPQREIEDFSEKIDLEFITSDLSQLLSSMNMGTKRIREIVLGLRNFSRHDEADKKLVDIHEGIENTLLILHYRWKDNGIGLDISIIKEYGDLPLVDCYAGQLNQVFMNILTNAIDALEESMISKKISHKPQIKIQTEILDSKFVVIRIADNGLGMAEDIRKLLFDPFFTTKPVGKGTGLGLSISYQIVVEKHGGILNCLSEPGKGTEFWIQIPI
- a CDS encoding DNA double-strand break repair nuclease NurA, whose amino-acid sequence is MLDLTQLARQMQGLSQHLTLEAAASRQRLELAQQHLKNAYESQQDLIDRQEKWRDRILFANATPIEPLETCIDISVPPKIHTVIATDGSQIAPNHHEIAYCYLLNIGRVVLHYGQNRHPLLDSLPEVFYRPEDLYMSRQWGIRTEEWMSFRRTASETTVLAELACNAAQAETPALAMVDGSLIYWFLEQLPMDARDRILPPILEAWQQMRDARIPLMGYLSASRSIETMNFLRLLACPHPVPDCKSHCPNQLEKVPCKIFEQLRDTSVWATRLKPGQRSTLWRSNSPILELYGDQTIYFCYVHVGTEIARIEVPAWVAENATMLDQALGLMLAQVQKGYGYPVAIAEAHNQAVVKGGDRARFFALLEQQMIKAGLKNVGTSYKEARKRGSIA